The Eleftheria terrae genome has a window encoding:
- a CDS encoding ShlB/FhaC/HecB family hemolysin secretion/activation protein — protein sequence MSAASSSWAQTSTLEPGAREQQLREERERELRRQQETRPDVRLPRPATVEPDWTQPETPCFRIERVRLVGQSADRFGFALASVIGGADRAVGRCLGARGIAAVMAQVQNAIVERGFVTTRVLAAPQDLKSAELVLTVVPGRVRQVRFDAEAGGRATAWNAVPVSRGDVLNLRDIEQALENFKRVPTAEADIEIQPSTAADAGPGDSDLVIRWRQALPLRLALSVDDGGSRATGPYQGGVTLSYDHWWTLNDLFYLSLNHDLGGGETGERGTRGYTAHYSLPFGYWLLGATLSENHYRQAVAGPYETYLYSGQSRNAELQLSHVVYRDAVRKTTAALRGWLRASRNHIDDTEVENQRRRTAGWEVAASHREFIGTATLDARLAYRRGTGAFGAMAAPEQSFGEGSARMKIMSAELGLSGGAKVTTPWGPQQLRYSSSWRAQWNRTPLVPQDRFSIGGRYTVRGFDGETVLSADRGWLLRNEIGLALGSSGQEAYLGLDHGEVSGPSAAWLVGRRLTGAVLGLRGGWRGFSYDAFAGTPVARPAGFQAAHTVTGFSLNWSL from the coding sequence ATGAGTGCCGCCTCCTCTTCCTGGGCGCAGACATCGACCCTTGAACCCGGCGCCCGCGAGCAACAACTGCGAGAAGAGCGCGAGCGAGAACTGCGCAGGCAGCAGGAGACGCGGCCAGACGTGCGCCTGCCCCGCCCTGCCACCGTCGAGCCGGACTGGACGCAGCCCGAGACGCCGTGCTTTCGCATCGAGCGCGTTCGCCTGGTCGGCCAATCGGCGGATCGCTTCGGCTTTGCATTGGCCTCGGTCATCGGCGGCGCGGATCGCGCGGTGGGTCGCTGCCTCGGTGCCCGCGGCATCGCGGCGGTCATGGCGCAGGTGCAGAACGCCATCGTCGAGCGCGGCTTCGTCACCACCCGGGTGCTGGCCGCGCCGCAAGACCTCAAAAGCGCAGAGCTGGTGCTGACGGTCGTCCCCGGCCGGGTGCGGCAAGTGCGCTTCGATGCCGAAGCCGGTGGGCGGGCCACCGCCTGGAACGCCGTGCCGGTCTCCCGGGGCGACGTCCTCAACCTGCGCGACATCGAGCAGGCGCTGGAGAACTTCAAGCGAGTGCCGACGGCCGAGGCCGACATCGAGATCCAGCCCTCGACCGCCGCCGATGCGGGCCCCGGCGACAGCGACCTGGTGATTCGCTGGCGCCAGGCGCTGCCGCTGCGGCTGGCGCTGTCGGTGGACGACGGCGGCTCCCGGGCCACCGGCCCCTACCAGGGGGGCGTCACGCTGTCCTATGACCACTGGTGGACCCTCAACGACCTGTTCTACCTCAGCCTGAACCACGACCTGGGTGGCGGCGAGACGGGTGAGCGCGGCACCCGGGGCTACACCGCCCATTACTCCCTGCCGTTCGGCTACTGGTTGCTCGGGGCCACGCTGAGCGAGAACCACTACCGGCAGGCGGTGGCCGGCCCCTACGAGACCTACCTCTACAGTGGCCAGAGCCGCAATGCCGAGCTGCAGCTCTCGCACGTGGTGTACCGCGACGCGGTGCGCAAGACCACCGCGGCACTGCGGGGCTGGCTGCGCGCCTCGCGCAACCACATCGACGACACCGAGGTCGAGAACCAGCGCCGCCGCACGGCGGGCTGGGAGGTGGCGGCCAGCCACCGCGAGTTCATCGGCACCGCGACGCTGGACGCCCGCCTGGCGTACCGGCGCGGCACCGGCGCCTTCGGTGCGATGGCCGCCCCGGAGCAGTCCTTCGGCGAAGGCAGCGCGCGCATGAAGATCATGAGCGCCGAGCTGGGCCTGTCCGGCGGTGCCAAGGTCACCACACCCTGGGGCCCACAACAGCTGCGCTACAGCAGCAGCTGGCGCGCGCAGTGGAACCGCACTCCGCTGGTGCCGCAGGACCGCTTCTCCATCGGCGGGCGCTACACGGTGCGTGGCTTCGATGGCGAGACGGTGCTGTCGGCCGACCGCGGCTGGTTGCTGCGCAACGAGATCGGCCTGGCGCTCGGTTCGAGCGGCCAGGAGGCCTACCTCGGCCTGGACCACGGCGAAGTGAGCGGGCCGTCCGCCGCCTGGCTGGTCGGCCGACGGCTGACCGGGGCGGTGCTCGGCCTGCGGGGCGGGTGGCGTGGCTTCAGCTACGACGCCTTCGCCGGCACCCCGGTCGCCCGACCGGCCGGCTTCCAGGCGGCCCACACCGTCACCGGCTTCAGCCTGAACTGGTCGCTCTGA